From the SAR202 cluster bacterium genome, one window contains:
- a CDS encoding VOC family protein → MAYEFDHVHIKSTDPGKTAEWYVKAFNFKILSDATRMWGDRFIRCETVNGTIINISGSRTNEKMGGGDASAHYGIEHFGIKVDDMDAEIKRLIGLGAKVMEGPIDVPNNGPRIAFIMAPEDVRIELMQYRNK, encoded by the coding sequence ATGGCGTACGAGTTCGATCATGTGCACATCAAGTCCACGGACCCGGGCAAGACTGCCGAGTGGTACGTGAAGGCGTTCAACTTCAAAATCCTGAGCGACGCTACCCGAATGTGGGGCGACCGTTTCATTCGCTGCGAGACCGTTAACGGTACGATTATAAACATCTCCGGCTCGCGCACCAATGAAAAGATGGGCGGCGGCGACGCCAGCGCTCACTACGGCATCGAGCACTTCGGCATCAAGGTGGATGATATGGACGCCGAGATCAAGCGGCTGATTGGCCTTGGAGCAAAGGTGATGGAAGGGCCGATAGATGTACCCAACAATGGGCCGCGCATCGCGTTCATAATGGCGCCTGAAGATGTTCGCATCGAGCTCATGCAGTACCGTAACAAGTAA
- a CDS encoding dihydrodipicolinate synthase family protein, whose translation MDRAELRKQIVGPVAPVATPFDEDYEVDYGKMHDLAQWWVESGIVKGRGVIKVAAAAGEGPMLRDDEWPYLLRTVVQATGGKATVMCGLHYKDTKRTIEDARRAQDMGAVALQVCPPIFNMPSQGDILDYFSDLADAIDIGIMVYHTHWMSGGRIDTDTFLKMADLKNVVAIKWSPHDGQRYEDIAKFVGRFNVVDNTVDPVRCHRLGGHGFVQTTVEAYPAHDLKVYDLMQQKKYDEAEALYRKVQGPLREFGSKITVRSGGQGRTMKGILAILGNPIGSSRPPSKPLNKAEMDELREIVRGFGWPVKG comes from the coding sequence ATGGACCGCGCTGAGTTGAGGAAGCAAATCGTCGGTCCCGTTGCGCCCGTCGCGACGCCGTTCGACGAAGACTACGAGGTCGATTACGGCAAGATGCACGACCTCGCCCAGTGGTGGGTCGAGAGCGGGATCGTCAAGGGGCGCGGAGTAATCAAGGTGGCCGCGGCAGCGGGAGAGGGGCCTATGCTCCGGGACGACGAGTGGCCGTATCTCCTGAGAACGGTGGTGCAGGCCACCGGGGGCAAAGCCACGGTCATGTGCGGCCTGCACTACAAGGATACCAAGCGTACGATCGAGGATGCGCGGCGCGCGCAGGACATGGGGGCTGTCGCGCTGCAGGTGTGCCCGCCCATCTTCAATATGCCCAGCCAGGGCGACATCCTGGACTACTTCAGCGACCTTGCGGATGCGATAGACATCGGCATCATGGTCTACCACACTCACTGGATGTCAGGCGGGCGTATTGACACGGACACATTCCTCAAGATGGCGGACTTGAAGAACGTCGTCGCGATCAAGTGGAGCCCGCATGATGGGCAGCGGTATGAAGACATAGCCAAATTCGTTGGCCGCTTCAACGTAGTAGACAACACGGTGGACCCGGTGAGGTGCCACAGGCTCGGCGGGCATGGCTTTGTCCAGACAACGGTAGAGGCCTATCCTGCTCACGATCTGAAGGTCTACGATCTTATGCAGCAGAAGAAGTATGACGAGGCCGAAGCGCTGTACCGGAAGGTGCAGGGGCCGCTGCGCGAATTCGGCAGCAAAATCACCGTGCGGTCCGGCGGGCAGGGCAGGACCATGAAGGGCATCCTGGCGATTCTCGGAAACCCGATAGGCTCCTCACGTCCCCCTTCCAAGCCGCTGAATAAGGCAGAAATGGACGAGCTCAGAGAGATTGTCCGCGGGTTCGGATGGCCTGTAAAGGGATGA